The Montipora capricornis isolate CH-2021 chromosome 3, ASM3666992v2, whole genome shotgun sequence genome window below encodes:
- the LOC138043396 gene encoding uncharacterized protein isoform X2, whose product MPPYLSTLKFHLRDFNDVEAIRQSDLYLEEGVEYSSLPAHRTKGAQTITLPMNMPIVESENCFRRKVDSSPNLKDRVINSTSFIESTISQLPSHNGNPAGQILTENHSDLQPAVGKWFNDIDKLTSFKSKHMLQIFSKEKSETIKEWTSSPKNFYKCILKCRQKQSAYNGLCKTKKNARSRETTKKVTFPADVLLFSAIEENSASDLIEIIRTHKIDVNLCKSARGLPPLHRAVQRGAVDCLRVLLNHSADVNLRDSSNAPAINMAISARQFECIVLLIESGASVGEYTKQRLAEYENVQILSKSCYRSFVVNV is encoded by the coding sequence ATGCCACCATATTTATCAACTTTGAAATTTCATCTGAGGGATTTCAACGATGTGGAAGCGATTAGACAGTCTGATTTATACTTGGAAGAAGGCGTCGAGTATTCATCTCTACCGGCACACAGAACAAAAGGAGCACAGACTATAACTCTGCCAATGAATATGCCCATTGTCGAGAGTGAAAATTGCTTTCGACGAAAAGTAGAtagttcaccaaatttgaaagATCGGGTGATTAACTCGACGTCATTTATCGAATCTACCATTTCACAGTTACCGTCACACAATGGAAACCCAGCTGGCCAAATTCTGACTGAAAACCACAGTGATCTTCAACCTGCAGTCGGAAAATGGTTTAACGACATCGATAAATTAACAAGTTTTAAGTCAAAGCACATGCTTCAAATCTTCTCCAAGGAAAAAAGTGAAACTATAAAAGAATGGACTTCAAGTCCAAAGAACTTTTACAAATGCATTTTAAAATGTAGACAAAAACAATCGGCTTataatggtttatgcaaaacaaagaaGAACGCGCGCTCGCGCGAAACGACGAAGAAGGTCACTTTTCCCGCTGATGTCCTCTTATTTTCCGCCATTGAAGAAAATTCGGCAAGTGATCTAATCGAAATCATCCGAACACACAAGATTGACGTGAATTTATGTAAAAGCGCCCGTGGTCTTCCACCGCTGCATCGAGCAGTTCAGCGAGGTGCCGTGGATTGTCTAAGAGTTTTACTGAATCATTCCGCCGATGTAAATTTGCGGGACTCTTCGAACGCTCCAGCAATCAACATGGCGATTTCTGCTCGCCAATTCGAATGCATTGTACTTTTGATTGAATCTGGAGCAAGTGTAGGGGAATACACAAAACAACGCCTTGCTGAATATGAAAATGTTCAGATTTTATCAAAGAGTTGTTATCGCTCGTTTGTAGTAAACGTTTGA
- the LOC138043396 gene encoding uncharacterized protein isoform X1: MLFLKGKARGVKVEPSNEANTGNVFPPTEKSLNVDSDNLKGSMPPYLSTLKFHLRDFNDVEAIRQSDLYLEEGVEYSSLPAHRTKGAQTITLPMNMPIVESENCFRRKVDSSPNLKDRVINSTSFIESTISQLPSHNGNPAGQILTENHSDLQPAVGKWFNDIDKLTSFKSKHMLQIFSKEKSETIKEWTSSPKNFYKCILKCRQKQSAYNGLCKTKKNARSRETTKKVTFPADVLLFSAIEENSASDLIEIIRTHKIDVNLCKSARGLPPLHRAVQRGAVDCLRVLLNHSADVNLRDSSNAPAINMAISARQFECIVLLIESGASVGEYTKQRLAEYENVQILSKSCYRSFVVNV; encoded by the coding sequence ATGCTATTTCTTAAAGGCAAAGCCAGAGGCGTAAAAGTGGAGCCGTCGAATGAAGCAAATACAGGAAACGTTTTTCCACCGACAGAAAAAAGTCTCAACGTTGACAGCGACAATCTTAAGGGAAGCATGCCACCATATTTATCAACTTTGAAATTTCATCTGAGGGATTTCAACGATGTGGAAGCGATTAGACAGTCTGATTTATACTTGGAAGAAGGCGTCGAGTATTCATCTCTACCGGCACACAGAACAAAAGGAGCACAGACTATAACTCTGCCAATGAATATGCCCATTGTCGAGAGTGAAAATTGCTTTCGACGAAAAGTAGAtagttcaccaaatttgaaagATCGGGTGATTAACTCGACGTCATTTATCGAATCTACCATTTCACAGTTACCGTCACACAATGGAAACCCAGCTGGCCAAATTCTGACTGAAAACCACAGTGATCTTCAACCTGCAGTCGGAAAATGGTTTAACGACATCGATAAATTAACAAGTTTTAAGTCAAAGCACATGCTTCAAATCTTCTCCAAGGAAAAAAGTGAAACTATAAAAGAATGGACTTCAAGTCCAAAGAACTTTTACAAATGCATTTTAAAATGTAGACAAAAACAATCGGCTTataatggtttatgcaaaacaaagaaGAACGCGCGCTCGCGCGAAACGACGAAGAAGGTCACTTTTCCCGCTGATGTCCTCTTATTTTCCGCCATTGAAGAAAATTCGGCAAGTGATCTAATCGAAATCATCCGAACACACAAGATTGACGTGAATTTATGTAAAAGCGCCCGTGGTCTTCCACCGCTGCATCGAGCAGTTCAGCGAGGTGCCGTGGATTGTCTAAGAGTTTTACTGAATCATTCCGCCGATGTAAATTTGCGGGACTCTTCGAACGCTCCAGCAATCAACATGGCGATTTCTGCTCGCCAATTCGAATGCATTGTACTTTTGATTGAATCTGGAGCAAGTGTAGGGGAATACACAAAACAACGCCTTGCTGAATATGAAAATGTTCAGATTTTATCAAAGAGTTGTTATCGCTCGTTTGTAGTAAACGTTTGA
- the LOC138043395 gene encoding uncharacterized protein, which translates to MANDGKILNELYSLSWRIEELERKLETSLTLQENLAANLLDDSSSVSAASAMAIKKLDKGRISDSSCSEPFSSEDEQQSPRFLAANFDDLEPEKERTYLIIPVGSYKKKGSFSFPMENPKTFTWSEMDGNPQEYISSNELVNGDEEIVQDRDGNEMRLRKLNNYNTQDVFVDKSTNLCQSRFCESEKHTSVKGNGDESELIPLEDCLISSREPLCNNAENACLFEGQGRIGGAFDIDYDEDQLNSTDKTNEIKNDAMLNADKYGLTISIASLKCLSDSIVHNDTNSLREPDTPNNQHLEHSGRFSSHFREDDRGKKLLYVDPTSQTSSVEITFDQICHHSSKSMYCDNSIAKTKQRSTDFASHTNTDGNQPLYKVFYVDSESSKDDVVNYNPADTCLRDKLSNENNSMPSNVNLNRQLLLANTAPDGKEPTPVYPQLVSNGTFGNGVHSTKTTELLQKGNHVFELNETVEANTRLLDMQIQRVTKEQRHEDTKYIPPHNRLDAKKFIAHKTTNEGHQKETCTKDIERNLNSNGEASIDVSCELHETKLSPFRLVGGHISQFGYHVYEILGKNNNYKVISTSSKSNNQATDSCSASVNPYDEGILRNPDVLACASQKGSTLNFEFKSSETQSLADYSDHESLCNEFGHAYGGDISAERGFLKNAVSCGSEPTLLASTQRRYSELEIRLLDVSESESLYSSLTSVSSDEEVRRQWEIDNGSSSYPYGQERERRIYPSYGESPKDRTHYRNADVLYKRDDMKSSSGNNTSIQTFKLSPLSGFLHTPSGLEYTLNDIRVSSPTSSTDISDFQTSGSACGCQFQCECQTGITSAVDFREELKVISNSVFSGQKESISAVRTSQKTYFLDEEQGDMVMFYGHLDRENEERKAVSVLVRMILRIRNHFFENNETRTQCNSKHGQDANNNEMDPLSGQLAGKASTGKQRNRKISFSPSAMLLSAIGENSTLELKEVIEKENIDVNQLSPSGRSLLHKAALVGDLDSIQTLVQYGALVNLQDREGFPPIHSALAKANFECTVMLIECGTDLTRYTNERVREFLEIKNMAKGHFPVLRKTLL; encoded by the coding sequence ATGGCCAACGACGGAAAAATACTCAATGAATTATACTCTCTTTCCTGGAGAATTGAAGAGCtagaaagaaagcttgaaacGAGCTTGACGCTTCAAGAAAACTTGGCTGCCAATCTCCTTGACGACAGCTCATCCGTTTCTGCAGCATCCGCCATGGCAATTAAGAAATTGGATAAAGGACGAATCTCAGACTCGAGCTGTTCGGAACCTTTTTCTAGCGAGGATGAACAGCAAAGTCCTCGCTTTCTTGCCGCAAACTTCGACGATTTGGAACCCGAGAAAGAGAGAACGTATCTTATTATTCCCGTGGGTagctacaaaaaaaaaggatcaTTTTCATTTCCAATGGAAAACCCGAAAACTttcacatggtctgaaatggaCGGCAACCCACAAGAGTACATCAGCAGCAACGAGCTTGTAAATGGCGATGAAGAGATAGTCCAAGATCGCGATGGAAATGAAATGAGGTTGAGGAAGCTTAATAATTACAATACACAAGATGTGTTTGTAGATAAATCCACAAATCTGTGTCAAAGCAGATTTTGTGAAAGTGAGAAACATACATCTGTTAAGGGGAATGGAGATGAATCAGAGTTAATACCTTTGGAAGATTGTTTAATCAGCTCAAGAGAACCACTTTGCAACAACGCCGAAAACGCTTGTTTGTTTGAAGGGCAAGGAAGGATCGGTGGAGCTTTTGACATCGATTATGATGAAGACCAATTGAACAGTACCgataaaacaaatgaaataaaaaacgaTGCTATGTTGAACGCTGATAAATATGGGCTCACCATTAGCATAGCAAGTCTTAAATGCCTATCCGATAGCATCGTTCATAATGACACTAATTCCTTGAGGGAACCTGATACGCCAAACAATCAACATCTGGAACATTCTGGACGATTTTCATCTCATTTTCGAGAAGATGACAGAGGTAAAAAGCTTTTGTATGTAGATCCAACATCTCAAACATCTTCAGTTGAGATAACGTTTGATCAAATTTGCCATCACTCTTCAAAGTCAATGTACTGTGATAATAGCATTGCAAAGACCAAACAGAGATCAACTGATTTTGCAAGCCACACAAACACAGATGGCAATCAACCACTTTATAAAGTGTTTTATGTTGACTCCGAGTCTTCCAAAGACGATGTGGTTAATTACAATCCTGCTGATACATGTCTGCGAGATAAGCTTTctaatgaaaataactctatgCCATCTAATGTAAATTTAAATAGACAGCTATTGTTGGCAAATACTGCCCCAGACGGTAAAGAACCAACGCCGGTTTATCCACAACTCGTGAGTAATGGAACGTTTGGAAACGGTGTACATTCAACAAAGACCACAGAGCTGTTGCAAAAAGGAAATCATGTCTTTGAACTGAACGAGACTGTTGAGGCAAATACGCGACTTCTTGATATGCAAATACAGCGCGTTACAAAAGAACAAAGACACGAAGATACCAAGTATATTCCCCCGCACAACCGCCTTGACGCTAAGAAATTTATAGCACACAAGACAACCAATGAAGGTCATCAGAAGGAAACGTGCACTAAGGACATCGAAAGAAATCTAAACAGCAACGGTGAAGCTTCAATTGATGTTAGTTGCGAATTACATGAGACAAAGCTGTCTCCGTTCAGGTTGGTTGGTGGTCATATTTCACAGTTTGGTTACCACGTTTATGAAATTttaggcaaaaacaataattacaaaGTAATTAGCACCAGTAGTAAATCTAATAATCAGGCAACTGACTCGTGTAGCGCCTCAGTGAACCCATACGATGAAGGCATTCTCCGTAATCCTGACGTTCTTGCATGTGCATCACAAAAGGGTTCGACTTTAAACTTTGAGTTTAAAAGTAGTGAGACGCAATCCCTTGCCGACTATTCGGACCACGAATCCTTGTGCAACGAATTTGGTCATGCGTATGGTGGTGACATTTCAGCAGAGCGTGGATTTTTAAAAAACGCGGTCTCCTGCGGGAGTGAACCTACACTTTTGGCCTCTACACAAAGGCGATATTCAGAACTGGAAATTCGATTGTTAGATGTTTCTGAATCTGAAAGTTTGTATTCCTCTCTGACGAGCGTTAGCTCCGACGAGGAGGTACGCCGTCAGTGGGAAATTGATAATGGTTCATCTTCTTATCCTTATGGGCAGGAAAGGGAAAGACGTATTTATCCTAGCTATGGCGAATCACCAAAAGATAGAACTCACTATCGAAATGCGGATGTGTTGTATAAAAGAGATGACATGAAATCGTCGTCCGGTAACAACACCTCTATACAAACTTTCAAGCTCTCGCCGTTATCAGGCTTTCTTCACACTCCATCTGGCCTTGAATACACCCTGAACGACATCAGGGTATCATCCCCGACATCAAGCACTGACATAAGCGATTTCCAGACAAGTGGCAGCGCCTGTGGATGTCAATTCCAGTGCGAATGTCAAACTGGAATCACCTCTGCTGTTGACTTCAGAGAGGAACTGAAAGTCATTTCAAATTCAGTGTTCAGTGGCCAAAAGGAGTCCATATCTGCAGTAAGAACGTCTCAAAAAACGTATTTCTTAGACGAGGAACAAGGTGATATGGTAATGTTTTATGGACACCTTGACCGTGAAAACGAAGAGCGCAAAGCCGTTTCTGTACTAGTGAGGATGATATTAAGAATTCGAAACcacttttttgaaaataatGAAACTAGAACTCAATGCAATTCCAAGCATGGGCAAGATGCAAATAACAATGAGATGGACCCCCTTAGCGGCCAACTCGCTGGCAAAGCATCGACTGGTAAACAACGAAATCGAAAGATTTCCTTCTCTCCTTCAGCTATGCTCCTTAGTGCAATTGGTGAGAACTCGACCTTGGAATTGAAAGAGGTTATCGAAAAGGAGAATATAGATGTGAATCAGCTCAGCCCAAGTGGTCGCTCATTGCTGCACAAAGCAGCCCTCGTTGGGGATCTGGATAGTATTCAAACTCTCGTTCAATACGGTGCTCTTGTAAACCTCCAGGACCGAGAAGGTTTCCCTCCCATTCACTCAGCGCTTGCAAAGGCCAATTTCGAATGCACTGTCATGCTTATCGAGTGTGGAACTGACCTTACTCGATACACCAATGAACGCGTCCGGGAATTTTTAGAAATTAAGAACATGGCGAAAGGACATTTTCCGGTTTTACGTAAAACGCTGCTTTGA